One segment of Streptosporangium brasiliense DNA contains the following:
- a CDS encoding pyridoxamine 5'-phosphate oxidase family protein, translating into MFATRDRAERFYERQVVDRLTPHMRDFVARQEMVFVGTADAAGNCDTSFRAGPPGFVRVVDDTRVMYPEFRGNGVLASLGNIMENAHLSLLFVDFFDDLVGLHINGSATITTAYDAARRYGLVDEDRTAPGRRAERWVMVEVEEAYIHCSKHIPLLTKQDRRERRSEGRRPAGDDYFGVGQVKVAGREREEAGKSVG; encoded by the coding sequence TTGTTCGCCACCAGGGACCGGGCGGAGCGCTTCTACGAACGGCAGGTCGTCGACCGCCTGACGCCCCATATGCGGGACTTCGTCGCCCGGCAGGAAATGGTCTTCGTGGGGACCGCGGACGCCGCGGGCAACTGTGACACGTCGTTCCGGGCGGGCCCGCCCGGGTTCGTCCGGGTGGTGGACGACACGAGGGTGATGTATCCGGAGTTCCGCGGCAACGGCGTCCTCGCCAGCCTGGGCAACATCATGGAGAACGCGCACCTCAGCCTGCTGTTCGTCGACTTCTTCGACGACCTCGTGGGCCTGCACATCAACGGCTCGGCGACCATCACCACCGCCTACGACGCGGCCCGCCGCTATGGCCTGGTCGACGAGGACCGCACCGCGCCCGGCCGCCGGGCCGAGCGCTGGGTCATGGTGGAGGTCGAGGAGGCATACATCCACTGCTCCAAGCACATCCCGCTGCTGACCAAGCAGGACCGCAGGGAGCGCAGGTCCGAAGGACGCAGGCCCGCGGGAGACGACTACTTCGGTGTCGGGCAGGTGAAGGTCGCCGGGCGGGAGCGGGAAGAGGCGGGAAAGTCGGTCGGGTGA